A single Strix aluco isolate bStrAlu1 chromosome 20, bStrAlu1.hap1, whole genome shotgun sequence DNA region contains:
- the RC3H2 gene encoding roquin-2 isoform X7: protein MTTLDDKLLGEKLQYYYSSSEGEDEDSEKEDKEGESTIPEGVGEVELSSDGSAVNTGPKGVINDWRRFKQLETEQRQEQRREMERLIKKLSMTCRSHLDEETDKQKQKELQEKINGKMTLQEYNMIHNDEDDEEFLQRYRKQRMEEMRQQLYSGQQFKQVFEITSGEAFLDTVDKEHKSTLIMIHIYEDDIPGTESLNGCMICLAAEYPTVKFCRVKSSLIGASARFTNSALPALLIYKAGELIGNFVRITDQLGEDFFAVDLEAFLQECGLLPEKDLVLLTSIHNPSACYSEDSDLEID, encoded by the exons ATGACTACTTTGGATGATAAACTGCTTGGTGAGAAGCTCCAGTATTATTACAGCAGTAGTGAGGGCGAGGATGAAGACAGTGAGAAAGAAGATAAAGAAGGGGAGAGCACCATTCCTGAAGGCGTCGGGGAAGTAGAGCTCAGCAGCGATGGCAGTGCAGTCAACACAG GTCCCAAAGGAGTCATTAATGACTGGCGAAGATTTAAACAACTGGAAACTGAACAGCGGCAGGAGCAGCGCCGAGAAATGGAACGACTCATTAAAAAGTTATCTATGACGTGTAGATCTCACTTAGATGAAGAGACTGATAAGCAGAAGCAGAAAGAGCTTCAGGAGAAAATCAATGGAAAG ATGACGTTACAAGAATATAACATGATTCACaatgatgaagatgatgaggaaTTTTTACAGCGATACAGGAAGCAGCGAATGGAGGAGATGAGGCAGCAGTTGTACAGCGGGCAGCAATTTAAACAGGTTTTTGAGATTACCAGTGGAGAAGCGTTTTTGGACACGGTTGATAAAGAGCATAAGAGCACCCTGATCATGATCCACATTTATGAAGATGATATCCCTGGCACCGAATCCCTGAACGGCTGTATGATCTGCCTGGCAGCTGAGTATCCCACAGTTAAATTTTGCAGAGTAAAGAGTTCGCTCATTGGTGCTAGCGCTCGCTTCACTAACAGcgctctgccagctctgctcatCTATAAGGCAGGGGAGCTCATCGGCAATTTTGTGCGCATCACTGACCAGCTCGGAGAAGATTTTTTTGCTGTAGACCTGGAGGCTTTTCTGCAGGAATGTGGTTTGCTTCCAGAAAAAGACCTAGTGCTCCTGACTTCTATACATAATCCGTCTGCATGTTACAGTGAAGACAGTGACCTGGAGATAGACTGA